In Microbacterium enclense, the DNA window ATGCGGCACCACGGAACCCTCGAGGACGGTCTGCGCAGCGCCTCCCTTTTGGGGCGTGATCTTCCGCGTGGGGCGCGAAACTCCCGCCCCGATCGGCAGAACGTGCCCCGAACCGCGTGACGGCCGCGGCCCCACCGTCACTCGCGTCGAGTGACTCGCAGCCACCAGGCAAACAGCCATACCGCGGCGACACCGAAAACAAGGGCGAAAACGATCGCCGGCGCTGACAAGCCGCTTTGGCATACTCCCGCCGACGCGGCGAAATCCGCGCACGATCCCGTTCTCCAGAAGAGCGCGCTCACAGCAATGACAAGCGCCGCGATGGCCGCGACAAGAAGTGCGGAGCGTTTCCCTCGTTCACGTGCCAACAGACTGCCTTCCGACGTGCTCATCTGCATGAGAGGTCGACACTACTTCCTCCAGCGGCGCTGTCCCTGGCCCGCCCCGCACACGCTCAGCGCCGTCCGACGGGACTCTGCCGCCCGGCGTCAGGGCCGTGCTCGGCGGTGAACCGCCGGAGGCTCCTGACGGCACCGATCACCCGAACCACGCCATACACCGTCAGGGCAGCGAAGGTGATCACCGCTCCCCACCGCCACCACGGCGCGTCTGCCCCCTCGGACGCGAGCGTCCACACGCTGCCCGATGCCAGGAACACCGCGCCGAGGAGTGTCCAGACCGCCGCGGTCCGGTCGCGGTTCAGCCGCATCCGTTGCTGGATGAGCGACTCCCCGTCGGTCACAGCCGCTGCCCCAACGACCACAACCGATCAGCCCGCCCCGAGATCGCCTCCGAGAGCGCGAACGCCTGCGAATCGGTGAGGGATGCCACGTAGTCCACGATTCCGCGGGAGCGCGCGAGCGGCTCGGCTTCGGCATCCGAGGGTCGACGTTCGGCGGGGAGGAGGGCATACTGCTCGCGGGCGAGGGCGATGAGCTCGCGCAGGCGCCGCGGGGTGCGGGCGCGGTCGAGGTCGTCGTCGAGCCACTCGCCGAGCGCGCGCACCGAACGCGCGAGGATGCGGCTCATGCCGCGCTGCTGGATCGCCAGGTCGGGGCGGCTGAGCACGAAACGCTTGTGCACGAACTTCAGCACCTCGACGTGGTGCCAGGCCCACGGCGACAGCACGACAGGCCCCGCGCGCGGAGTGTCGAGCGGGCGCAGTCGCGCCGACTCCTGGAAGCGGCGGATCCACCGATCGGTGAACGCGGCCAGCCGGCGTTCCGCCGTCAGGGAGCCGTCGAACGGGCGGGCGAGCAGGTCGGTGACCATCTCGGCATCCACGTCACTCACCGCCGCCAGGAACGCCTCGTCGTCGGCGATCCACGGGTCGTCGCGGCGCATCTTTCGACGCAGGCGCTCGAGACCCGCGCCCGGCGCGAGCTCGGCCCGCACCTCGGCGTCGTCGCGGTTCCGCCACTCGAGGACATCGTCGAGCCACCCGCGGAACTCCGCGGCGATCGGCGCGTGGTCGAGGATCCCGGCGCGGTAGAAGTCGTCGACGTCGTGCACCGAGTACGCGATGTCGTCGGCGAGATCCATCACGGCGCCTTCGATGCTCTGGCGCAGGGGCTCGGCATCCACCCCTCCCCGGGCTTCGGCGAGGTCGTCGAGGTCGAGGTCGTACGCGGAGTATTTGTGCACGCGATACGCGCCGTCCGGGGAGCGACGGATGCCACGGGGCGGGCCGATCCGCTCGATCTCGCTCGCTTCGACCGACGGTGCCCACGGGTACTTCGCCGAGGCCGCGCGGACGGCGGCGGTCAGGTTGAGTCCCCGTGGGGCGTTCTCGACGACGTCGAGGGCGGTGAGGATGCGGTACGTCTGCGCGTTGCCCTCGAAGCCGTCGGCAAGGCCCAGTTCGCTGCGTGCGAGGCGGTCGAGGGTCGTCTCACCGAGGTGCCCGAACGGCGGGTGCCCGAGGTCGTGCGCGTAGGCGGCGGCC includes these proteins:
- the dgt gene encoding dNTP triphosphohydrolase, giving the protein MNAEQDTVVGNPASRVHPDHDDARADPWSIDLERIQFSPYFSRLSAVTQVVSPSIGGAPVHNRLTHTLKVSAIARVVALQLNTRSRQAGEGDVCNATVVEAAAYAHDLGHPPFGHLGETTLDRLARSELGLADGFEGNAQTYRILTALDVVENAPRGLNLTAAVRAASAKYPWAPSVEASEIERIGPPRGIRRSPDGAYRVHKYSAYDLDLDDLAEARGGVDAEPLRQSIEGAVMDLADDIAYSVHDVDDFYRAGILDHAPIAAEFRGWLDDVLEWRNRDDAEVRAELAPGAGLERLRRKMRRDDPWIADDEAFLAAVSDVDAEMVTDLLARPFDGSLTAERRLAAFTDRWIRRFQESARLRPLDTPRAGPVVLSPWAWHHVEVLKFVHKRFVLSRPDLAIQQRGMSRILARSVRALGEWLDDDLDRARTPRRLRELIALAREQYALLPAERRPSDAEAEPLARSRGIVDYVASLTDSQAFALSEAISGRADRLWSLGQRL